Sequence from the Corallococcus sp. EGB genome:
CACGCTGGCGGACGCCTACTTCATCGGCATCGCCCGGTGGACCCGGTACCACGAGGTGCTGGACCGCCGCGACTACCCCAAGCTCCAGGGCCTCTTCGAACGGCTGGAGGCGGACGCCGGCGTGCGCTTCGCCCACGCCATTGAAAACGGCGAGACGCCTCAGGGCGGCGGCGCATTCCAGGGGCACATCCGCCTCGCGGAGGCCCTGCAACGGCTGCCCCTGTGAAGGCTTCGTTCGCCCGCTCCTTAAGGACAGAGCGGGCGGTAAAGCCATCGACGTCAGGGGTTCAGGGCGCGGAACACCGCGTCCACCACCTCCTGCTCGGTGGGGAACGCCAGGCCGGTCTTCTTGATGACGACCTTCCCGTCCACCGCTACTTCAAAGACCCCCGACCCGCCCTTCTTCAGTTCCACATCCACTTCCAACTCATCCTTCAGTACGGCCGCCGCACGGGTGGCCCTGGGCAGGTAGCCTCAAGCGGTACAGTAGGTGATGGAGACCTTCGCGTCGGCCATGGTGTGCCTCCTGACGGAATGGGACACCGCGCGAGGATGCGCGGCCCCTGCACCATCGTGACGCCCCGCCCCCCTCCGCGCCAGCTCTCCGGAGCCGGAATTCGCGAGCTCACAGCAACTGTGCTCCAGTGGGGTCCCCTCTCGCTTCCATCCATGACCACCGGACCCCATTCGCCACCACATGAGCCGGGCATGCGGCGCGCGGTATCGCGCTGGGAAATCGTCGGGTTCTCCATCAACGATGTGATTGGCAGCGGTGTCTACCTGCTACCCGCGGCGGCCGCGGCGAACCTGGGCTCGGCCAGCACAGGCGCCGTCGTGCTCGCGGGGTTGGCGGTGCTGCTGCTCGTGCTCTGCTTCGCGGAGGCAGCCAGCTACTTCGACAAGCCCGGCAGCGCCTATCTCTATACGCGCGAAGCCTTTGGGGAACGGGTGGGGTTCCAGGTCGGATGGATGACGTGGCTGGCCCGCGTCTCGTCCGTGGCCTCGTTGTCCGTTGGCTTCTCCCGCGCGCTGGGCTTCCTGTGGCCAGCGGCGAACTCGGGCCTGGGACAGGGATTGGCCATCGCCGTGCCCCTGCTCGCGCTCACCGCCATCAATGTCGTGGGCGTGAAGGGCGGCGCTCGCACCGCGGTGTTCCTCGCCGTCACCAAGACGGTGCCACTGCTGGTGTTCATCGCCGTGGGCCTCTTCTCCGTGTCCGTGCCACTGGCGATGTCGGTGGCTCCCAAGGAGGGAGGCAACCTGGGATCCGCGGTGCTGCTGCTGCTGTTCGCCTATGCCGGCTTCGAGAACACGGCGGCTCCGGCGGGCGAGTTCAAGAACCCACGCCGCGATGTGCCCTTCGCTCTCATCATGCAGATAGGCATTGTCACGGTCATCTACACGGCGGTGCAGTGGGTGGCGCTGGGCACGTTGCCCGGGGTCGCGGACGCGCAGACGCCGCTCGCCAACGCCGCGGCGCGGTTCCTCGGGGCTTGGGGTGGGCTCCTCATGACCGTGGGCGGGGTGCTGTCCATCCTGGGGACCAACAGCAACACCGTGCTCGCAGGACCGCGCTACCTGTACGCGCTTGCGCAGGATGGCTTTGGCCCCGCTGCGCTCGCCACCCTGCATCCGCGCTACCGCACGCCAACGGTCACCATCCTCACGCAGACGGCCATCGCGCTGCCCCTGGCGTTCTCCGGCTCGTTCGAGGTGCTCGCCACGCTCTCCGTGGTGGCCCGGCTCGCCACGTACTTCGGCACGGCCCTGTCGGTGCCCGTGCTGCGAAGGAAACTCCAGGCGCCCGCGAACGCGTTCCGCATCCCGGGCGGGCCGGTGATTCCCCTCGCCGCCGCCGCGCTGTGCGTCGTCTTCGGGCTGAGTGCGGAGCGCGAGAACCTCATCGCCGGTGCCATCGCGCTCGCGGTGGGATTCGTGCTCTATCGATTTCAGCGCAAGCCAGATGGGAAGGCGGCGCTCGGATAGTGAGAGGGACCGACCTATGTGGAGTCTCATAGCGACGCTGCTCATCGCGGCAGCCCCAGAAAGCAATGGGCCCCAGTTGCCGTTCACGACGGCGAATGTCTTTGACGGGGAGTGCTCCACGTACGGCTACAAATGGGTGGCGCGCGAGCGCCTCGTCGTCAGGACGGAGCCCACCGAGACGGCTCCCATGGCATTCGAGATTCAGCCCCGACAGGCGTTCGTCGCCAAAACGGGCAACGTCGTCACGGTTCAAGCCGGAGTCGTCCGAGTCACCGCGCCGACAGAGTTTCGCGAAGGCCGTGGGTATCAGAAGTACGGACCGATTCAACGCGCACGAAAGGGCGAGCGGATCTATCTGCTCCGATTCAACGGAGAGACGGGCTTCGACATCTGGTTCAAGGGGAAGGTCTTCCGCGACGTGGAGCCGTTCTGGCGAGTGGAGACGAAGAGCTCGCACATGGAGCCCAGCGGCGCCGAAACAGGCGTTGCGGTGTCCTACCCGAAGACCATCTGGTACGTGCATGTGAAGAATCGCCAGGGCCAGATGGGCTGGCTCGACATGACAGGGGCGAAGATTGCCGGCGTCGACGGCTGCGGCTGACTTCGCTGCCTCCGTCACACCACGCCAGGGGCTTTCCGCCCCGGTCCTTCGTGCTTTTCGCCGATGCCACGGACGTGGTTGCCGACAGGAACTAGGACAACACCATCGGCATCGTCGCGGCGGATCTCGCCGCCACCAGCGCGTTGGCGGGCAAGAACGCGCAGGCGGAGACCTCCCGGCGGCACCAGCTCATGCGAATTAGGGCTACAGTCGCGGGCGATGTCCGAACCCACTTCTCGACGCTCCCAGTCAAGCAGTCGTCTCCAGCGGGTGCTTCTATGCCTGGCCTCAATTCTGACGATTGTCTGGTTTCTCAGCCCCTGGTACGCCCTCTCTGTGGGAAGGACCACCACTGAACCGCGGCCGCCGTCTCCGCTCTTGTACCGTCATGCATGGTGGTTTGGCTGGACCGACACGCAGTTTGTCCAGCTTCACATCGCTGACGCTCCCTTGATTGCGCCCAGGCAACCCGCGCCGTCCTCGGAGTGGGCCGTGGAGTTCTTCACGCTTCGCCCCGACAGCTCCTGGACAGGCTCGTTGCTCTTCAAGAGACAGTCGATCTTCTCCTCGGAAACCGAGGGCAGGAGCGACAGTTTCGCCGGGACGCGGACCACCATGAAGGTTCCGGGACTGCTGCTGGTGGTGCTCGCGTGGGTCGCGTTCCGCCACGTCAGCAAGCAAGCCGACGCGCAGGACTCCCTGGAGCCCGAAGCTTAGTGGTGCGACCGAGTCTCTCGACCCTCGGGAGGAGAGCGCGCCTCCAGTCCTAGCCAAACCGCTCGCGCAGGGCCGCCGCGTGGCTTCGGCTGAGGGGCAGCGGCTCCGGGAGTCCGCGCAGGTACACGTCTCCCCCGCCGCCCAGGCTCCGGTCCACGCGCTCGACGAAGGCCAGGTTGACGAGCGCGGAGCGATGGATGCGAGCGAATGTCCGCTCCGGGAGCCGCTGCTCCCAGTCCTTCAGGGGGCGCGGCGAGAGGGTCTGCCCGCCATCCGCCGCGAAGACCTCCGAGTAGTCGCCCGCGCCACGGACGCAGACAATCTGCTCCACCCGCACGAAGCGGGACTTCGCGCCGTTCTCCAGCAGCAGCAGATCCCCCTCAGTGAGCTTCTGCCGGCCCGGGCCCCGAGCAGGCTCGGCCCCTCCTGGCTCCTCCCCCGCGAGCCGTGACAGCGTCCGCGCGAGCCGGTCCGGGTGCACCGGCTTGAGCAGGTAATCCAGCGCGTTGACCTCGAATGCGCGCAGCGCGTGCGCGTCATGGGCCGTCACGAAGATGACGTCGAAAGGGCACGCCGGCAGCCGGGCAAGGAGGTCGAAGCCGCTCTCCCCCGGCATCTGCACGTCCAGGAAGAGGAGGGACGGCTGGAGCTCCTCGATGCGCGCGAGCGCGGAGGTGACGCCGTCCGCCTCGCCCACCACCTTCACCCAGGGGTAGGGCCGCAGCAGCTCGCGCAACTCCGCGCGGGCCAGCCGCTCGTCATCCACCAACAAGGCGCGCTGCGGGGGCGTCATGCGACTCCTCGGCAAGGGTGGGGGTCCATTCGATGGCGGGCAGTTCGAGGGTGACGTGGACCCAACCCCCCGCCTCGGATTGCTCCAGCCGGGCGCGCTCCGGGAAGAGCTGCGCCAGGCGCTCGCGCACGTTGCGCAGTCCCGTGCCCGTTCCCCGGGGCCCCGGCTCACGGTCCAGGGGCGCCCAGTGGCCCGTGTTGGCCACGTGAATGCGCAGCACGTCCTGCTCCCGGCGGACCTGGAGGCACATCCGCACCGGGAGCACGCCGGACGCCATGCCGTGCTTCACCGCGTTGTCCACCACCGGCTGGATGAGGAAGGCCGGGACGGCGAGCCGCTCGGTGCCCGGCATCACGTCCAGGGTCACGTCCAGCTTCTCCTCGAAGCGCACCGACTCGATGCTCAGGTAGCTGCGCACCATGGAGAGTTCCTCCTCCAGGGGCACGTGGGCGGCGTCGCCCTTCTGGAGCGCGAAGCGCAGGAAGTCCGCCATCTCCGTCACCATCCGCCGGGCGCGGGCGGGGTCCTCCCCAATCAGGGCGCGCACGGAGGTGAGGGCATTGAAGAGGAAGTGGGGGTGCACCTGGTGGCGGAGCGAGGCGAGCCGGGCCTCCTGCGCGAGCG
This genomic interval carries:
- a CDS encoding Rdx family protein yields the protein MADAKVSITYCTAUGYLPRATRAAAVLKDELEVDVELKKGGSGVFEVAVDGKVVIKKTGLAFPTEQEVVDAVFRALNP
- a CDS encoding APC family permease, producing the protein MRRAVSRWEIVGFSINDVIGSGVYLLPAAAAANLGSASTGAVVLAGLAVLLLVLCFAEAASYFDKPGSAYLYTREAFGERVGFQVGWMTWLARVSSVASLSVGFSRALGFLWPAANSGLGQGLAIAVPLLALTAINVVGVKGGARTAVFLAVTKTVPLLVFIAVGLFSVSVPLAMSVAPKEGGNLGSAVLLLLFAYAGFENTAAPAGEFKNPRRDVPFALIMQIGIVTVIYTAVQWVALGTLPGVADAQTPLANAAARFLGAWGGLLMTVGGVLSILGTNSNTVLAGPRYLYALAQDGFGPAALATLHPRYRTPTVTILTQTAIALPLAFSGSFEVLATLSVVARLATYFGTALSVPVLRRKLQAPANAFRIPGGPVIPLAAAALCVVFGLSAERENLIAGAIALAVGFVLYRFQRKPDGKAALG
- a CDS encoding LytTR family DNA-binding domain-containing protein; protein product: MTPPQRALLVDDERLARAELRELLRPYPWVKVVGEADGVTSALARIEELQPSLLFLDVQMPGESGFDLLARLPACPFDVIFVTAHDAHALRAFEVNALDYLLKPVHPDRLARTLSRLAGEEPGGAEPARGPGRQKLTEGDLLLLENGAKSRFVRVEQIVCVRGAGDYSEVFAADGGQTLSPRPLKDWEQRLPERTFARIHRSALVNLAFVERVDRSLGGGGDVYLRGLPEPLPLSRSHAAALRERFG
- a CDS encoding sensor histidine kinase, with the protein product MKHRLALAPSFWPLQFGGWGLYAVLLIITFLPIVAAEGGELRLVMAKGVRAVFGLVLSSVLRLGYRRVAPGSFSRQAAWAIMGSAVFGAIWAALGELWAAWFYPATYKWAAQLLPRFSFEYAVTLLCWSGLYFGIKHGRAWQEERERALRADALAQEARLASLRHQVHPHFLFNALTSVRALIGEDPARARRMVTEMADFLRFALQKGDAAHVPLEEELSMVRSYLSIESVRFEEKLDVTLDVMPGTERLAVPAFLIQPVVDNAVKHGMASGVLPVRMCLQVRREQDVLRIHVANTGHWAPLDREPGPRGTGTGLRNVRERLAQLFPERARLEQSEAGGWVHVTLELPAIEWTPTLAEESHDAPAARLVGG